A single region of the Fodinicurvata sp. EGI_FJ10296 genome encodes:
- a CDS encoding ABC transporter substrate-binding protein translates to MKTTKSIIRDHCLWAFVGLATVAGAPMAASADVPESDRTIRLTLNDWTGQNLTTNLMGRVLAEMGYSVEYVQADYIAQFTGLASGDLHVAMEIWETTARDQLEEAVAAGDVVDLGETGMHAIEEWWYPSYVEELCPGLPDWEALRDCGDVFATPQTQPDGRYLGGAVTWGGYDEERIEALDLPFEVIHAGTDAALFAEIQAAYQRQTPIIAWVYTPHWAPIQFDGEWIEFPEYTEECYEDPSWGVNPDMAYDCGKPRGWIKKAAWPGLQEEWPAAYEAISNFTIDNETIGTMIGYVDLDGRPLDMVVDEWIAENEDVWSTWIPN, encoded by the coding sequence ATGAAAACAACGAAATCGATCATCCGCGACCATTGTCTGTGGGCTTTTGTGGGTTTGGCCACAGTCGCTGGCGCGCCGATGGCGGCGTCTGCCGACGTCCCGGAATCCGATCGCACCATTCGCCTGACCCTGAATGACTGGACCGGCCAGAACCTGACGACCAACCTCATGGGTCGGGTCCTTGCGGAGATGGGCTATTCGGTCGAGTATGTGCAGGCGGACTATATCGCCCAGTTCACAGGTCTGGCTTCGGGCGATCTGCACGTTGCCATGGAGATCTGGGAGACGACAGCCCGCGATCAGCTGGAAGAGGCGGTTGCCGCCGGCGACGTCGTCGATCTTGGCGAAACCGGCATGCATGCCATCGAGGAATGGTGGTATCCGAGCTATGTTGAGGAGCTGTGCCCCGGCCTTCCGGATTGGGAAGCGCTTCGCGATTGCGGCGACGTCTTCGCCACGCCTCAGACGCAGCCTGATGGCCGGTACCTGGGCGGCGCGGTTACATGGGGCGGCTATGACGAAGAGCGCATCGAGGCTCTGGATCTGCCGTTCGAGGTGATCCACGCCGGAACCGACGCCGCGCTGTTCGCCGAAATCCAGGCTGCCTATCAGCGCCAGACCCCGATCATTGCATGGGTCTATACCCCGCATTGGGCGCCGATCCAGTTCGATGGCGAATGGATCGAATTCCCGGAATACACCGAGGAATGCTATGAAGACCCAAGCTGGGGCGTCAATCCGGACATGGCCTATGACTGCGGCAAGCCGCGCGGTTGGATCAAGAAAGCCGCCTGGCCCGGTCTGCAGGAAGAATGGCCCGCAGCCTACGAGGCGATCTCCAATTTCACGATCGACAACGAGACGATCGGCACCATGATCGGCTACGTCGATCTCGATGGCCGGCCGCTCGATATGGTCGTCGATGAATGGATCGCCGAGAACGAAGACGTTTGGTCGACCTGGATTCCGAACTGA
- a CDS encoding DeoR/GlpR family DNA-binding transcription regulator, whose translation MHPSTRHTAILKLLGTNGTCSVSEFVRQLGVSDETVRRDIKSLANRGLIERVRGGAMLPAVVQEPDFQNRMSHNSAEKRAIAREAAGLIENGDSILLENGSTTLFVARALAQHQDLFVVSNGLEIARTLLNHRNNRVFLAGGAVREDDGAILGADAVAFVQRFRLRYVFITVGAIHPEGGLMNFYFDETEFAINALAQASHLVVVADHSKFRAQAPVRLCDIDRIGTLITDRQPPEPMVQRLKEAEVRLIIANPE comes from the coding sequence GTGCATCCCTCCACGCGGCATACCGCGATCCTTAAGCTTCTCGGCACCAACGGCACCTGCAGCGTGTCGGAATTCGTGCGCCAGCTGGGCGTTTCGGACGAGACCGTCCGCCGGGATATCAAGTCTCTGGCCAATCGCGGACTCATCGAACGCGTTCGCGGCGGGGCGATGTTGCCGGCGGTCGTGCAGGAACCCGACTTCCAGAATCGCATGTCGCACAACTCGGCCGAGAAGCGGGCGATCGCAAGGGAAGCCGCCGGCCTGATCGAGAACGGGGACTCGATTCTACTGGAGAATGGCAGCACAACCCTGTTCGTGGCGCGCGCACTCGCCCAGCACCAGGACCTGTTCGTCGTCAGCAATGGTCTGGAAATCGCGCGGACACTGCTCAACCACCGGAACAACAGGGTGTTTCTGGCCGGCGGCGCCGTGCGCGAGGACGACGGCGCCATTCTGGGTGCCGATGCCGTGGCGTTCGTTCAGCGGTTCCGGCTGCGCTATGTCTTTATTACGGTCGGCGCCATTCACCCCGAAGGCGGGTTGATGAATTTCTATTTCGACGAGACAGAGTTTGCGATCAACGCGCTGGCGCAGGCGTCGCATCTGGTCGTCGTGGCCGATCACTCGAAATTCCGGGCGCAGGCGCCGGTGCGTCTCTGCGACATCGACCGCATCGGCACCCTGATCACCGACCGCCAGCCTCCCGAGCCCATGGTACAGCGGCTCAAGGAGGCGGAAGTCAGGCTGATCATCGCCAACCCGGAGTAA
- the ggpS gene encoding glucosylglycerol-phosphate synthase, which yields MVSGTEIDENGKSDLVIVYHRQPYDEVVVDGKVTYRENASPNGIVPTLKSFFGAVNRGSWVAWKQVRDRQREPGFERRIEVTDSYGTYKVSRLPLTGEQVKQFYHVTSKEAFWPILHSFPNHFNYEPVDWENFKEVNRLFAEAACEEAADDALIWVHDYNLWLCPHFIRQIKPNARIAFFHHTPFPSADIFNILPWRREIVESLLACDLIGFHIPRYARNFVQVARGLCDVKIETTIRVEDSLSPVGGALSEPEMPEYIQANGRQILIDAFPVGTNPSLIEAQLAKPAAWERLRNLRAEIGEQKLIMSIGRTDYVKGTKEMLEAYDRLLSRRPDLHGKVKLMVTSVSANENMAVYRKAQHQVEQMIGRIHGKYATMGWGPIMAFTTPVPFDEVLCYYRLADICWTTPLRDGLNLVAKEFVAAHRGESGVLVLSEFTGAAVEMQEAVMTNPYSIDSLVEGIETALDMDEAEQKRRMSAMFQSVEKYDISHWAEHSLSQFRRIGARVAAPPEAEVGTAAE from the coding sequence ATGGTCAGCGGGACCGAGATCGACGAAAACGGCAAATCCGATCTGGTGATCGTGTATCACCGCCAGCCCTATGACGAGGTCGTCGTCGACGGCAAGGTGACCTATCGCGAAAATGCCAGCCCCAACGGAATCGTTCCGACGCTCAAGAGCTTTTTCGGCGCCGTCAATCGCGGAAGCTGGGTGGCCTGGAAGCAGGTCAGGGACCGGCAGCGCGAGCCCGGCTTCGAGCGGCGGATCGAGGTGACGGATTCCTATGGCACCTACAAGGTCAGCCGGCTGCCCCTGACGGGCGAGCAGGTGAAGCAGTTCTATCATGTGACCTCCAAGGAGGCCTTCTGGCCGATCCTTCACTCGTTCCCCAATCATTTCAATTACGAACCGGTGGACTGGGAGAATTTCAAGGAGGTCAACCGGCTGTTCGCCGAAGCGGCGTGCGAGGAGGCGGCCGACGACGCGCTGATCTGGGTGCACGACTATAACCTGTGGCTGTGCCCGCACTTTATCCGGCAGATCAAGCCCAATGCCCGCATTGCGTTCTTCCACCATACGCCGTTTCCGTCCGCCGATATCTTCAACATCCTGCCCTGGCGGCGGGAAATCGTGGAAAGCCTGCTGGCGTGCGACCTGATCGGTTTTCATATACCAAGATATGCGCGGAATTTCGTCCAGGTCGCGCGAGGCCTGTGTGACGTGAAGATCGAGACCACGATCAGGGTCGAGGACTCGCTTTCCCCTGTCGGCGGCGCCCTGTCGGAACCGGAAATGCCGGAATACATTCAGGCGAATGGCCGGCAAATCCTGATCGACGCGTTTCCGGTCGGAACCAACCCGTCATTGATCGAGGCACAGTTGGCCAAGCCGGCCGCATGGGAGAGGCTGCGAAATCTGCGTGCGGAAATCGGCGAACAGAAACTGATCATGTCGATCGGCCGCACCGATTATGTCAAGGGTACCAAGGAGATGCTGGAAGCCTATGACCGGCTGCTGTCGCGACGGCCGGACCTTCACGGCAAGGTCAAGCTCATGGTCACCTCTGTTTCGGCGAACGAGAACATGGCCGTGTATCGAAAGGCCCAGCATCAGGTCGAGCAGATGATCGGGCGTATCCACGGCAAATACGCGACCATGGGCTGGGGCCCGATCATGGCCTTCACCACGCCTGTCCCGTTCGACGAGGTGCTTTGCTATTACCGGCTGGCCGATATCTGCTGGACCACGCCTCTTCGCGACGGCCTCAATCTGGTGGCCAAGGAATTCGTGGCGGCCCATCGCGGCGAATCCGGCGTGCTGGTGTTGTCGGAATTCACCGGTGCGGCCGTCGAGATGCAGGAGGCGGTCATGACCAATCCCTATTCCATCGACAGCCTGGTCGAAGGGATCGAAACCGCCCTCGACATGGACGAAGCGGAGCAGAAGCGACGCATGAGCGCGATGTTCCAGAGCGTCGAGAAATACGACATCAGCCACTGGGCCGAACACAGCCTGTCGCAGTTCCGCCGCATCGGCGCGCGGGTCGCCGCACCGCCGGAGGCCGAGGTCGGGACCGCCGCCGAATGA
- a CDS encoding HAD-IIB family hydrolase — protein sequence MCDHRLILATDLDGTFLGGSADQRRSLYDMLTRHRRQIMIVFVTGRDLGFIDTLKAEGDVPVPDYVIGDVGTTIVRGDTFEPIAAVQDPISRVWAESGERVKEMLRDEPGLKPQPGTFERRMSYYYDPQTLRPEAMAKVEAAGLQWLTSADMYFDVLPPGVSKGPTLLNFIDALQLDAARCLVAGDTMNDLSLFETGLKGVAVGNAEPRLQAELHRLPQTWFSPEPGCAGIADAIRHFDFKLED from the coding sequence ATGTGCGATCATCGATTGATTCTCGCTACAGACCTGGACGGAACGTTTCTTGGCGGCAGTGCGGACCAGCGGCGCTCGCTTTACGACATGCTGACGCGCCACCGCCGGCAGATCATGATCGTCTTCGTCACCGGCCGGGATCTGGGGTTTATCGATACGCTGAAAGCTGAAGGCGACGTACCGGTCCCGGACTACGTGATCGGCGATGTCGGTACCACGATCGTTCGTGGCGATACCTTCGAGCCGATTGCCGCGGTTCAGGATCCCATCTCCCGTGTCTGGGCGGAATCCGGCGAACGGGTCAAGGAAATGCTCCGTGACGAGCCGGGCCTGAAACCTCAACCCGGCACCTTCGAGCGGCGGATGTCCTATTACTATGACCCGCAGACATTACGTCCGGAGGCCATGGCGAAGGTCGAGGCGGCCGGGCTCCAGTGGCTGACATCCGCGGACATGTATTTCGATGTCCTGCCGCCGGGTGTGTCCAAGGGGCCGACCCTGCTGAATTTCATCGATGCGCTGCAACTTGATGCAGCGCGATGCCTCGTGGCGGGCGACACCATGAACGATCTGTCGCTGTTCGAGACAGGACTGAAGGGCGTTGCCGTCGGTAACGCCGAACCGAGATTGCAGGCCGAATTGCACCGATTGCCGCAGACCTGGTTCAGCCCCGAACCGGGCTGTGCGGGTATTGCCGACGCGATCCGTCATTTCGACTTCAAGCTGGAGGACTGA
- a CDS encoding NAD(P)H-dependent glycerol-3-phosphate dehydrogenase, whose translation MDLTNAGIIGGGAWGTALSTAMHRAGRSVTLWVRETEAAEQINSLHENQVFLPGIRLDPSIRATSEMADLAACDLILLVVPSQFVRSTCRDAAPHLKKRAPIIVCAKGIETGTGALMGEVVQAELPDHPVAVLSGPTFAAEVADNLPTAITLAVAEDEARSDGLGGALLQAVASLHFRPYLSGDIVGTEVGGAAKNVIAIACGIADGLGFGSNTRAALITRGLAEILRFAVARGGRAETLLGLAGLGDLTLTCSSTQSRNFSFGRALGQGQQADDLLGNRNSVVEGAYNAASVVTAARQLGVAMPICEAVNALLHENVPLSVVVEGLMERPMRGEAPSLEQVVVRSGHST comes from the coding sequence ATGGATCTTACCAACGCCGGGATCATTGGCGGTGGCGCCTGGGGAACTGCCCTGTCTACCGCGATGCATCGCGCCGGCCGATCCGTCACTCTCTGGGTTCGTGAGACCGAAGCGGCGGAGCAGATAAACTCGCTCCACGAGAACCAGGTTTTTCTGCCCGGCATTCGGCTCGATCCATCGATCCGGGCCACCAGCGAAATGGCCGATCTCGCCGCTTGTGATCTGATCCTGCTGGTGGTGCCGTCGCAATTCGTCAGGTCGACCTGCCGGGACGCCGCCCCTCACCTGAAGAAGAGGGCGCCGATCATCGTCTGCGCAAAGGGCATCGAAACCGGAACCGGCGCCCTGATGGGCGAGGTGGTTCAGGCAGAGTTGCCGGATCACCCGGTTGCCGTTCTGTCAGGGCCGACCTTCGCGGCCGAGGTTGCCGACAATCTGCCCACGGCCATCACCTTGGCGGTGGCAGAGGACGAGGCGCGATCCGACGGATTGGGCGGAGCGTTGCTGCAAGCCGTGGCGTCACTGCATTTCCGCCCCTACTTGAGCGGCGACATCGTCGGCACCGAGGTGGGGGGCGCGGCCAAGAACGTCATCGCCATCGCCTGCGGGATCGCCGACGGGCTCGGTTTCGGGTCGAACACCCGAGCGGCATTGATCACGCGGGGGCTGGCTGAAATCCTGCGTTTCGCCGTTGCGCGCGGCGGCAGGGCCGAGACACTGCTGGGTCTCGCCGGTCTGGGCGATCTGACGCTCACCTGCTCCAGCACGCAAAGCCGCAACTTTTCGTTCGGCCGGGCGCTCGGGCAGGGGCAGCAAGCCGACGACCTGCTGGGCAATCGGAATTCGGTCGTCGAGGGCGCCTACAATGCCGCCAGCGTGGTGACGGCCGCAAGGCAACTGGGCGTGGCGATGCCGATCTGCGAGGCGGTAAACGCCCTGCTTCACGAGAATGTGCCCCTGTCCGTCGTGGTCGAGGGGCTGATGGAGCGCCCGATGCGCGGTGAGGCGCCCTCGCTGGAGCAGGTCGTCGTCCGTTCGGGCCATTCTACCTGA
- a CDS encoding SDR family NAD(P)-dependent oxidoreductase yields the protein MLSSIPPDGQAVVVGATGAIGHACLGLITSCGQFQAVHGLGRRTDPALDVTDERSIAAAAEGIAANGPVRLLLIATGHLHDELHGPEKSWRNLDADALAHSFAVNATGPALVMKHFLPLFPRNGKAVCAVISAKVGSITDNHLGGWYGYRASKAALNQLLKTASIELSRKRPEAICLALHPGTVASPLSAPFAKDGLTVRDPTTAAGELLGAIDAATAADTGSFRSYDGTILPW from the coding sequence ATGCTCTCATCCATACCACCCGACGGACAAGCCGTGGTCGTCGGCGCCACCGGTGCGATAGGCCATGCCTGTCTGGGACTGATCACCAGTTGCGGCCAGTTTCAGGCGGTCCACGGGCTCGGCCGCCGAACCGATCCGGCCCTGGATGTTACCGACGAACGCAGCATCGCGGCCGCCGCCGAGGGTATCGCCGCCAACGGCCCGGTCCGCCTGCTGCTGATAGCGACCGGCCACCTGCACGACGAATTGCATGGGCCGGAAAAGTCGTGGCGAAACCTGGACGCCGACGCCCTTGCGCATTCCTTCGCCGTCAACGCCACCGGCCCTGCCCTGGTCATGAAGCATTTTCTGCCGCTGTTTCCCCGGAACGGAAAGGCCGTATGCGCGGTCATTTCGGCCAAGGTCGGCAGCATCACCGACAACCATCTCGGCGGATGGTACGGCTACAGGGCATCGAAAGCGGCATTGAACCAGTTGCTGAAAACAGCGTCGATCGAACTGTCCCGCAAGCGCCCCGAGGCCATTTGCCTCGCGCTCCATCCCGGAACAGTTGCCTCGCCGCTGAGCGCGCCATTCGCCAAGGACGGACTGACGGTTCGCGATCCCACCACGGCGGCCGGCGAACTTCTGGGCGCCATCGATGCGGCCACCGCCGCGGACACCGGCAGTTTTCGCAGCTATGACGGCACAATCCTGCCGTGGTAG
- the xylB gene encoding xylulokinase — MYLGLDLGTSSVKAVVINADGQPLAQATAPVSVSRPKPGWSEHDPADWVSATDRVMSALAQDHGQLMGAVEAVGLSGQMHSATVMDASDRVLRPCMLWNDGRAQAECALLERLAPDLRTLTGNQAMAGFTAPKLLWMREHEPDLFRQVATVLLPKDYLRWHLSGEKASDMSDSAGTLWLDVGHRAWSPVLLDACGMSVSQMPRLVEGTEVSATLRADLAAKWGLRSGIPIAGGGGDNAAGAVGMGVVTPGTAFVSLGTSGVVFAVSDGFRPDPGKGLHAFCHALPDTWHQMTVVLSAAACVDWAARLVGFDDAGAFTTAADTAIPERCPIFLPYLTGERTPHSDSAARGVFFGLDPETGPAEIAYSVLEGVSFGLVDGVDVMRGAGTDPESFTVIGGGARSSVWGRIIAAAMARPMIYRSLGEVGPALGAARLAQIAATGSDPAMVATPPKEESRIEPDAAMTDRLAPRLERFRGLYTALKPSFDAAYG; from the coding sequence GTGTATCTCGGTCTCGATTTGGGGACTTCCAGCGTCAAGGCGGTCGTCATCAATGCAGACGGGCAACCGCTCGCACAGGCGACGGCGCCAGTATCCGTTTCGCGGCCGAAACCCGGATGGTCCGAACATGATCCGGCTGACTGGGTATCGGCCACCGATCGCGTGATGTCCGCACTGGCTCAAGATCACGGTCAACTGATGGGCGCGGTCGAGGCGGTCGGCCTATCCGGTCAGATGCACAGCGCGACCGTCATGGACGCATCGGACCGCGTATTGCGGCCCTGCATGCTGTGGAACGATGGCCGTGCGCAAGCCGAATGCGCATTGTTGGAGCGGCTGGCGCCCGACCTGAGGACGCTGACCGGCAATCAGGCCATGGCCGGTTTTACGGCCCCGAAACTTCTCTGGATGCGCGAGCACGAGCCGGACCTGTTCCGTCAGGTTGCCACCGTACTGCTGCCGAAGGACTACCTGCGCTGGCATCTGTCAGGCGAGAAGGCATCGGACATGTCGGATTCCGCCGGCACGTTGTGGCTGGATGTCGGCCACCGCGCCTGGTCGCCGGTCCTGCTTGACGCGTGCGGCATGTCCGTATCGCAGATGCCGCGCCTGGTGGAAGGCACCGAGGTTTCAGCGACGTTGCGTGCCGATCTGGCCGCCAAGTGGGGGCTTCGTTCCGGCATTCCGATTGCCGGCGGCGGCGGTGACAACGCCGCCGGAGCGGTCGGCATGGGCGTTGTCACTCCGGGCACGGCCTTTGTCTCCCTCGGGACGTCCGGCGTTGTCTTCGCGGTTTCCGACGGCTTCAGACCGGACCCCGGCAAGGGGCTGCACGCGTTCTGCCACGCCCTGCCGGACACCTGGCATCAGATGACGGTCGTGCTGTCGGCTGCGGCCTGCGTCGACTGGGCGGCCCGGCTCGTCGGTTTCGACGATGCCGGCGCCTTTACCACCGCCGCCGATACCGCCATTCCCGAGCGCTGTCCGATCTTTCTGCCCTATCTGACGGGCGAACGAACCCCGCACAGCGATTCCGCTGCCCGGGGTGTCTTTTTCGGACTCGATCCCGAAACAGGGCCAGCGGAAATCGCCTATTCGGTGCTTGAAGGCGTGTCGTTCGGCCTTGTTGACGGTGTCGACGTCATGCGCGGCGCCGGCACCGACCCTGAGTCATTCACCGTTATCGGCGGCGGCGCCCGTTCCAGCGTCTGGGGCCGGATCATCGCCGCCGCCATGGCCCGGCCGATGATCTACCGGTCGCTGGGCGAGGTCGGTCCGGCCCTGGGAGCCGCCCGTCTGGCGCAGATCGCCGCCACCGGGAGCGATCCGGCAATGGTGGCGACACCACCCAAAGAAGAATCGCGTATCGAACCGGATGCGGCGATGACCGATCGTCTGGCGCCCAGACTGGAGCGGTTCCGGGGGCTCTACACGGCACTGAAGCCGAGTTTCGACGCCGCATACGGCTGA
- a CDS encoding ribulokinase — translation MPETSTSSSSSTFIIGLDYGTGSARGVLIDAATGDLIARKSADYAHGTYDEVGPDGSRLPSDWALQDGDDWLHAAETILSALASAVPAGGKVAGIGVDATASTPLPTLADGTPLSRRFPSAPHAYAKLWKHHGAQPWADRIEELAPACLARTGGRTSCEWLPSKAGEIADNAPDLWAATERFIECGDWLVWQFTGHERRSICQAGYKAHWTEDDGFPDILDTIAPGLRDRLAPPLPVGTAAGTLTPEWVARTSLPNAPTVAVATIDAHAAVPAVGVSETGTLVGSLGTSSCYLLMADRMEPAPGIAGVVKDGIMPGSWGYESGQAAFGDILSWFVRTFCAGEAPAAAFERLNAEAATIAPAGTGLLTLDWHNGCRTPLVDPALSGAVIGLTLQTRPVDLYRALMEGICLGARRIVEVLEDSGLPVHRLVITSGLAEKNPLLLTILTDIMNRPVVVPDAPEATARGAAIHGAVASGCYTDFPAAVAALGRRAGRSLEPDPSAAARYETLYGLYRQEADAKGGGDMMRQLRALRQ, via the coding sequence ATGCCGGAGACGTCGACCTCTTCATCCTCATCGACCTTCATCATCGGCCTCGACTATGGCACCGGGTCGGCGCGCGGCGTTCTGATCGACGCGGCGACGGGTGACCTGATCGCCCGCAAGAGCGCCGATTATGCCCATGGAACCTATGATGAGGTCGGCCCCGACGGTTCCCGCTTGCCGTCCGATTGGGCGCTGCAGGATGGCGACGACTGGCTGCATGCCGCCGAAACAATCCTTTCGGCATTGGCATCGGCTGTTCCGGCCGGTGGAAAGGTCGCCGGAATCGGTGTTGACGCGACCGCAAGTACGCCGCTGCCAACCCTTGCCGACGGAACGCCGCTGTCGCGCCGCTTTCCATCGGCGCCGCACGCCTATGCCAAGCTTTGGAAGCACCACGGCGCCCAGCCCTGGGCCGACAGGATAGAGGAACTGGCGCCGGCCTGCCTTGCCCGGACGGGCGGGCGGACTTCCTGCGAATGGCTGCCGTCGAAGGCGGGCGAGATCGCGGACAATGCGCCCGATCTTTGGGCCGCAACCGAGCGATTCATAGAATGCGGCGACTGGCTCGTATGGCAGTTTACGGGGCACGAGCGGCGCAGCATTTGTCAGGCAGGCTACAAGGCGCACTGGACCGAAGACGACGGCTTTCCGGATATCCTCGACACGATCGCGCCCGGCCTTCGTGACCGTCTGGCGCCGCCGCTGCCTGTGGGTACCGCCGCCGGCACACTGACACCGGAATGGGTGGCGCGAACCAGCCTTCCCAATGCCCCGACGGTCGCCGTAGCGACTATCGACGCACACGCCGCCGTCCCGGCCGTCGGGGTCAGCGAGACCGGCACACTGGTCGGATCGCTCGGCACATCGTCATGCTATTTGTTGATGGCCGACCGCATGGAGCCCGCACCCGGTATCGCCGGCGTGGTGAAGGACGGCATCATGCCCGGCAGTTGGGGCTACGAGTCCGGTCAGGCGGCTTTCGGCGACATTCTTTCGTGGTTCGTGCGCACGTTCTGTGCCGGAGAGGCGCCGGCAGCGGCGTTCGAACGGTTGAATGCCGAAGCCGCCACCATCGCGCCTGCCGGCACGGGCCTGCTGACCCTCGACTGGCACAACGGGTGTCGCACGCCGCTGGTCGATCCCGCGCTGAGCGGCGCCGTGATCGGACTGACCCTGCAGACCCGGCCCGTCGACTTGTACCGGGCGCTCATGGAAGGCATTTGTCTGGGCGCCCGCCGCATCGTCGAGGTGCTGGAAGACAGCGGCCTCCCCGTTCACCGTCTCGTCATCACCAGCGGTCTGGCCGAAAAGAACCCTCTGCTGCTGACGATCCTGACCGACATCATGAACCGGCCGGTTGTGGTTCCCGACGCTCCGGAGGCGACCGCGCGCGGCGCGGCAATCCACGGCGCTGTTGCAAGCGGCTGCTATACCGATTTTCCAGCTGCGGTCGCCGCACTCGGCCGGCGAGCGGGACGAAGTCTGGAGCCCGACCCCTCAGCCGCGGCCCGCTATGAAACCCTTTACGGCCTGTACCGACAGGAAGCGGACGCCAAGGGCGGTGGCGACATGATGCGGCAGTTGCGGGCACTGCGGCAGTAA
- a CDS encoding Rpn family recombination-promoting nuclease/putative transposase yields MPPPTTPHDALFKALLDDPRRAAAVLNDYLPPEIVPLLGHALPEPVDGSFIDEDLANSQSDRLFRVRTRDGRSALVYALLEHKSSVDPATPIQLGTYLLRIWRRHGDAPDGNFRRLPPIIPIVFYHGRQPWSVPTAIIDCIDADAPLKEQLRDLRYTVHHLNERPDNALSNHRDVAAVFMALKHLRDEPAAFDILVRILGLPAADTQLLKQLIQYILTTQPSIDRDGWQQLISAARPQEEDTVMSIAIRQWQEEGRLQGLVQGKAEGKAEGMAESLIQILETRFHRLDQNVKDCIRMQSAEALSMATKRALVAPTFEQAVDGLTHH; encoded by the coding sequence ATGCCGCCACCCACTACTCCCCATGATGCCCTTTTCAAGGCGCTGCTCGACGACCCGCGCCGTGCGGCAGCGGTTCTGAACGATTATCTCCCGCCGGAGATCGTGCCCCTGCTGGGGCACGCGCTGCCGGAACCCGTCGACGGCAGCTTCATCGACGAGGATCTCGCCAATAGCCAGAGCGACCGGCTGTTCCGGGTGCGGACCCGTGACGGCCGGTCGGCCCTTGTCTATGCCCTGCTGGAGCACAAGAGTTCGGTCGACCCGGCGACGCCGATCCAGCTGGGCACCTATCTGCTGCGCATCTGGCGCCGGCATGGCGATGCTCCGGACGGGAATTTTCGCCGGCTGCCACCGATCATCCCGATCGTGTTCTACCATGGCCGCCAGCCGTGGAGCGTCCCGACCGCGATCATCGATTGCATCGATGCCGACGCGCCGCTCAAGGAGCAGCTCCGCGACCTCCGCTACACCGTCCATCACCTGAACGAACGTCCCGACAACGCCTTGTCCAACCATCGCGACGTCGCCGCGGTGTTCATGGCGCTCAAGCATCTGCGCGACGAACCGGCGGCGTTCGACATCCTGGTGCGTATCCTGGGACTGCCGGCGGCCGACACGCAATTGCTGAAACAGCTGATCCAATATATCCTGACGACCCAGCCTTCCATCGACCGCGATGGCTGGCAACAGCTGATATCCGCAGCCCGACCGCAGGAGGAGGACACCGTCATGTCGATCGCGATCCGTCAATGGCAGGAAGAAGGCCGCCTGCAGGGGCTGGTGCAGGGAAAGGCCGAAGGAAAGGCCGAAGGAATGGCCGAAAGCCTTATCCAGATCCTTGAAACCCGCTTCCACAGGCTCGACCAGAACGTAAAGGACTGTATCCGGATGCAGTCTGCCGAAGCCCTGAGCATGGCGACCAAGCGGGCACTCGTCGCACCGACGTTTGAGCAGGCGGTCGACGGATTGACGCACCACTGA